TTCTAGCAATCGTATCGGCATTACTCGCACGCGAATTGGTGTTCGTTCTACATACTTTCCGTCTTTTTACACGTACAAGGtattttaaatgcaaataCCGGGTCGAGTGTAGTCTGCAGTGTCTGTGATTGCCCGCAGGCCGATGCACAATTCTGATCGCAGAACTGTTGGCATTGCTGTGGCGACTGACCTGCCCCGCTGCACTCGTTCATACATGCGCCCATGCACTGCTGACATGGATTTTGCTCCTCGTAGTACGGCTGATACATCTGAGTCTGCAGAGCACATATGCAGTTATACACGGTTAGTCGGCAACGCAATTATTGAATCATGGGATTCTTTAAAGAGATTACCGTTGTTGTGATTGGCTGGAAAGTCGTTGCGTAATTGAACGGAGCCACAGTTGTGGTGGGGATGTAACCAGAAGTGCTGTACATTTGCTGAGTATACTTGTCACTGAAAGTGCTGTAAGACAATACAACTATCTTatgaattaaaaagaaaaagcaagacAGCATCTACACCATGTGAAATTGTTAACACCTATCCAAGAATCATTTGATCACAGTTCCAAAGTTCTAGAAAGCCCaagttctacttttttgtCTCCTTTTGCTCTTAATTTGATTGATTCGTGTGGAATTTGTAAAGTTTCAATGTTTGCAGCCAAAACGAGTTCACCTGCCTTTTCCCTCGTACGTACGCAACTTCTTTGAAGTTATTTCCTTAGAGCTTATAAAGCCTCTTAAAAAGCGTCTCAAAAATTGACTTTTAGATGCAGAGGTGAGGAGCAACAATTCCTTACTGCGTGGAGACATAGCACCACAAAGTTTTGTcaacagttttcttttatttgttctacATTCAGCTATTTGCacactgcatttttttcggattacGCTTGTTTGCGATGAGACTTACCAGCCCGCCTGGCACGTCAACATACAAGTGGAAGGATATTGCGCTGCTTGACAACCTGTGTTACACTGTTTTATGCACGATGTTGACTGCTGCAATAACGtttctaataaaaatagttGTAATTGGTTGTAACACTTGAATCACCTGTTGAATTGGCTGCAGTTGTACGAGTTCGTTGCAAGCTGACTGACAACTTGCGTTGCAGGACTGCTGGCACTGCACTGGCGGTTGTTGTTGCTGGATACAGGAACTCACACAGTTCGCTTGACACATAGGAGCACACTGAGTTGTCTGAAAGAGGGATAGATCAGCGGTGGCGGACATGAAATCACCGATTTTTCTAACTAACCGTCTTTGCAGTGCACTGACATGATTTCACCTGTCTCGGTTGATCACATTGACATCTCTGTCGAGCACCGACCGACGCTTGACACGAACAGAGTGGTTGTTGAGTACATCCACATCTGCGTTGGCGAATCTAAAAGGACTGCCGTTAAACCTTCACGCTTTTGCGTGTTCTAAAATAATATGTTTATGTTCAGGACGATTGCcttgaaatatgtcaaaattTTGCGGACATCCTGTCCATTACCTACAACATGATGTACTGTTGGAAATAGAGTGTCGTCGGTCTTCTCAGAGTTACAGTGGGGAAGTATTGCATGGTGCCCACACGAATTCTCGATATGCAATGTATCGGAACTCCGGAAAGATCCCAGCTTCGCACATCTCCACTCTTACCATTAAGAACCGAGTTCTGGATGCTGAGATTCTTCCATTGTTGCATGCACAAGTCTCTCCTTTTCCCAGCTCTTTAGCAATgacattatttcttattcaatCGTTGCTGCACCTCTAAAAATCTTACTCCACTACTCCACTAATTTATATTGCAATGATGGTTTACCTTAGGTTAAGTTTTGCAATTAGGGAGCAACTTTGTAATTCAATGCTATCCATTGAAGAAGGATGAAGCAGT
This is a stretch of genomic DNA from Necator americanus strain Aroian chromosome II, whole genome shotgun sequence. It encodes these proteins:
- a CDS encoding hypothetical protein (NECATOR_CHRII.G8816.T1), producing the protein MRLPVLVTAFCVAFVTANSIRQRRCGCTQQPLCSCQASVGARQRCQCDQPRQVKSCQCTAKTTTQCAPMCQANCVSSCIQQQQPPVQCQQSCNASCQSACNELVQLQPIQQQSTSCIKQCNTGCQAAQYPSTCMLTCQAGCTFSDKYTQQMYSTSGYIPTTTVAPFNYATTFQPITTTTQMYQPYYEEQNPCQQCMGACMNECSGAGQSPQQCQQFCDQNCASACGQSQTLQTTLDPYSQDQCNQCRQTCMQACDQQNGQNCEQQCNLQCQTVCRNVLSQTQQCTSACQPACATSCVHSHSVQQGCVSSCQPECTTNCVQQQNSMRQPEVVLTVRVPISASSPQCQQQCEQTCNMQCVQENQASQCSPACAKSCANSCQTTAVVCQQQKNSQCICPTNYNPCGRWLCCRHKKE
- a CDS encoding hypothetical protein (NECATOR_CHRII.G8816.T2); this translates as MQRYRASSRFESNMKERRKAWEEVVDCFILLQWIALNYKIRQRRCGCTQQPLCSCQASVGARQRCQCDQPRQVKSCQCTAKTTTQCAPMCQANCVSSCIQQQQPPVQCQQSCNASCQSACNELVQLQPIQQQSTSCIKQCNTGCQAAQYPSTCMLTCQAGCDKYTQQMYSTSGYIPTTTVAPFNYATTFQPITTTTQMYQPYYEEQNPCQQCMGACMNECSGAGQSPQQCQQFCDQNCASACGQSQTLQTTLDPDQCNQCRQTCMQACDQQNGQNCEQQCNLQCQTVCRNVLSQTQQCTSACQPACATSCVHSHSVQQGCVSSCQPECTTNCVQQQNSMRQPEVVLTVRVPISASSPQCQQQCEQTCNMQCVQENQASQCSPACAKSCANSCQTTAVVCQQQKNSQCICPTNYNPCGRWLCCRHKKE